One segment of Rhodopirellula baltica SH 1 DNA contains the following:
- a CDS encoding Gfo/Idh/MocA family oxidoreductase → MQPSRRGFLKTSALAGAVAGSTVTATSKLMAAEETKKLRLAAIGVGGSRGRYNRGGSIANDAAKYATMVAVCDVDDLHTEEFSQKHGGNLNKYRDYREMLEKEKPDVVTIGTPDHWHVPIAIACLQSGADVYCEKPLTLTIDEGKQIRKVVEETGRVFQVGTQQRSSGDLFQKAIAMVQSGYVGDNVNAYIAIGGAPGDGPFETTEAPDDLDWNLWVGPAAKADYCEERRKYFRWFFEYSGGKMTDWGAHHIDIAQWALAPGEDGPTTIKGTGEFPKTVPADFNWNSFFNGEASLPNGYNTATSFNIELTFDSGSKMVVTNHYKREAENIDFPNGILFEGDKGRIFVNRGKLTGAPVDNLTEEDNAKLDAKIAELRKGKAAMSHMANFFACIEDGGQPISDVWSHHRTMTSCHLCNIALMLGRELKWDPKAERFVDDEQANGLMSRKSREGFSAETHAAS, encoded by the coding sequence ATGCAACCTTCACGCCGTGGATTCTTGAAAACCAGCGCCCTGGCAGGCGCCGTCGCTGGTTCGACCGTGACCGCCACTTCCAAGCTGATGGCGGCGGAGGAGACCAAAAAACTTCGCCTGGCAGCCATCGGCGTCGGCGGCAGTCGCGGGCGTTACAACCGCGGTGGTTCGATCGCCAACGACGCGGCCAAATACGCGACGATGGTCGCTGTTTGCGATGTCGATGACCTGCACACCGAAGAATTCAGCCAAAAGCACGGCGGCAACTTGAACAAGTATCGCGACTACCGCGAGATGCTGGAAAAGGAAAAACCCGATGTGGTCACGATCGGAACCCCAGACCACTGGCATGTGCCGATCGCGATCGCGTGTTTGCAAAGCGGTGCGGATGTCTACTGCGAAAAACCGCTGACGCTGACGATCGACGAAGGCAAACAGATTCGCAAAGTCGTCGAAGAAACCGGCCGCGTGTTCCAGGTCGGAACCCAGCAACGCAGCTCGGGTGATTTATTCCAAAAAGCGATCGCGATGGTCCAGTCGGGCTACGTCGGCGACAACGTCAACGCTTACATCGCGATCGGCGGAGCCCCTGGTGACGGACCTTTCGAAACCACGGAAGCCCCCGACGATTTGGATTGGAACCTGTGGGTCGGCCCCGCAGCCAAGGCCGACTACTGCGAAGAACGCCGCAAGTACTTCCGTTGGTTCTTTGAGTATTCCGGCGGCAAAATGACTGACTGGGGCGCTCACCACATCGACATCGCTCAGTGGGCGCTCGCTCCTGGTGAAGACGGCCCCACGACGATCAAGGGCACCGGCGAATTCCCCAAAACCGTTCCAGCCGATTTCAATTGGAACTCGTTCTTCAACGGCGAAGCCTCGCTGCCCAACGGCTACAACACCGCGACGAGCTTCAACATCGAGCTGACCTTTGACAGCGGATCAAAAATGGTCGTCACCAACCATTACAAACGAGAAGCTGAGAACATCGATTTCCCCAACGGGATCCTGTTCGAAGGCGACAAGGGTCGAATCTTCGTCAACCGCGGCAAGCTGACTGGTGCTCCGGTCGACAACTTGACCGAAGAAGACAACGCCAAGCTCGACGCGAAAATCGCTGAGCTTCGCAAAGGAAAAGCGGCGATGAGCCACATGGCCAACTTTTTTGCCTGCATTGAAGACGGCGGTCAGCCGATCTCAGACGTGTGGTCGCACCACCGCACGATGACGTCCTGTCACCTGTGCAACATTGCGTTGATGTTGGGCCGAGAATTGAAATGGGACCCGAAAGCCGAGCGATTTGTCGACGACGAGCAAGCCAATGGGCTGATGAGTCGCAAGTCGCGGGAAGGATTTTCAGCCGAAACCCACGCGGCGAGCTGA
- a CDS encoding WYL domain-containing protein, which yields MSVATLSPATFDASEQATTAFAPSGETFARSHGRVCDRANSKWSPAKVLRAAMADSDRFVVQLDYVDSKGKRTRRTVSPIRFAASDRFLGLCLCREEPRQFHLSRCSNFQLLDADDVIMPVEMVELD from the coding sequence ATGTCAGTCGCAACGCTTTCACCCGCCACATTCGACGCCAGCGAACAAGCCACCACCGCGTTCGCTCCTTCCGGTGAAACGTTCGCTCGATCCCACGGCCGAGTTTGCGATCGAGCCAATTCCAAGTGGAGCCCCGCGAAAGTCTTGCGAGCCGCGATGGCGGACAGCGACCGATTCGTCGTGCAATTGGACTATGTCGATTCCAAGGGCAAGCGAACTCGCCGAACCGTCAGCCCCATCCGATTCGCGGCCTCCGACCGTTTTCTCGGCCTGTGCCTGTGCCGCGAAGAGCCTCGTCAATTCCATCTTTCACGCTGCAGCAATTTCCAATTGCTCGACGCGGACGACGTGATCATGCCCGTCGAAATGGTTGAACTGGACTGA
- a CDS encoding family 16 glycoside hydrolase: MIAAGREPSGSPSPKPRRTTLALLATILLTASQLSPTFAADPAAGTPRDTPAGAESLLEGNLADSWEGSLDDWTLENGVLIGTTDGSVKVNRFITSKIAPVEDFELEVDVWVSARGNSGIQYRSEVREDLGPNVMVGYQCDVVAATPKYNGMLYEERGRRILCHTAEKVVTDADGQGWVVESSEPPKFAPEAWHRYKVRVVGNHHQHWIDGQKTAEHFDLDPNGRSLSGRIGVQVHVGPPMEIRYRNFFVKRLTPTTPPSDSMEIPADAKKIVPQGGWKNAGKRDANHKLVKAELPGTRKVHRAGPIWLAGQPTAEGLAAAKKAGVKRVITLRSERELDFDDEALVKNAGLEFHAIRFGGHQQLTDEKIHAVCQLLQAADPDNQALLHCASANRVGAIWIAYRVLDGRQTLENAIQEGKQVGLLDPDLEKAAVEYVKQRKR; the protein is encoded by the coding sequence TTGATAGCGGCTGGGCGCGAGCCCTCCGGTTCCCCGTCACCGAAGCCGCGGCGAACCACGCTCGCCCTGCTAGCCACCATTCTGCTCACGGCGTCACAACTCTCACCGACGTTCGCGGCCGATCCCGCTGCCGGAACACCTCGTGACACACCGGCTGGGGCGGAATCTTTGCTGGAGGGAAACCTGGCGGATTCCTGGGAAGGCAGCCTGGATGATTGGACACTGGAGAATGGCGTCTTGATCGGAACAACGGACGGCTCGGTGAAGGTCAATCGCTTCATCACATCGAAAATCGCACCGGTCGAGGACTTTGAACTGGAAGTCGACGTCTGGGTCAGTGCTCGCGGCAACAGCGGTATCCAGTACCGCAGCGAGGTCCGAGAAGACCTGGGGCCGAACGTGATGGTTGGCTACCAATGCGATGTCGTCGCGGCGACTCCGAAATACAACGGCATGCTGTACGAGGAACGCGGCCGCCGCATCTTGTGTCACACCGCCGAAAAAGTCGTCACCGATGCTGACGGGCAAGGCTGGGTCGTGGAATCGTCCGAGCCGCCGAAATTCGCCCCGGAAGCCTGGCACCGATACAAAGTCCGCGTGGTCGGCAACCATCACCAACACTGGATCGATGGACAAAAAACCGCCGAGCACTTTGATTTGGATCCCAACGGCCGCTCGCTCTCCGGTCGCATCGGCGTGCAAGTTCACGTGGGTCCGCCGATGGAAATTCGTTATCGCAATTTCTTTGTCAAACGCCTGACTCCCACAACGCCTCCCAGTGACTCGATGGAAATTCCAGCCGACGCGAAAAAGATTGTGCCGCAGGGTGGATGGAAGAACGCTGGCAAGCGAGACGCCAATCACAAGCTGGTAAAAGCGGAATTGCCCGGCACACGCAAAGTCCACCGGGCTGGACCGATCTGGTTGGCCGGGCAACCAACCGCGGAAGGATTGGCGGCCGCGAAGAAGGCGGGCGTCAAGCGAGTGATCACGCTACGAAGCGAGCGCGAATTGGACTTCGACGATGAAGCTCTGGTGAAAAACGCCGGCCTGGAATTCCATGCGATTCGTTTCGGCGGCCACCAGCAATTGACCGACGAGAAAATCCACGCGGTTTGCCAACTGCTTCAGGCGGCCGACCCGGACAACCAAGCTCTTTTGCATTGTGCGTCGGCGAACCGAGTCGGTGCGATCTGGATCGCTTACCGAGTCCTGGATGGCCGCCAAACACTGGAAAATGCCATCCAAGAAGGCAAGCAAGTCGGATTGCTGGATCCGGACTTGGAAAAGGCCGCGGTCGAGTACGTGAAGCAGCGAAAACGCTGA
- a CDS encoding DUF6800 family protein, with the protein MAGTERRREISRLRARRKKTINLLQRVKAGTMEKTEAARKLRRLTPGADVIIKREGLA; encoded by the coding sequence ATGGCAGGAACCGAACGTCGTCGCGAAATTTCTCGTCTGCGAGCTCGTCGCAAAAAAACCATCAACCTGTTGCAACGCGTCAAAGCCGGCACGATGGAAAAGACCGAAGCCGCCCGCAAGCTGCGTCGTCTGACTCCCGGTGCGGATGTCATCATCAAACGCGAAGGCCTCGCCTGA
- a CDS encoding ABC transporter ATP-binding protein, with amino-acid sequence MATATTADTTTSPESTTGGRKPMIEAVGLSKFYGPFAAAREVTFSVGEGELVAFLGPNGAGKSTTMKMLTGYIAPSEGFARIAGHNMMDDRIAGSRRLGYLPENGPLYPEMTPKGMLEFFADARGLSPRIKRDRIEAVVDICDLSSVMYKPISKLSKGFKQRVGMSQALLHEPDVLIMDEPTAGLDPNQIRGVRKTMRRLSETKTILLSTHILQEVEAMADRVVMINEGRMVYDGSVEGLRTTGKGDLDEAFHHLTGQAESEPDEKA; translated from the coding sequence ATGGCAACAGCCACAACGGCGGACACGACGACCTCCCCCGAATCCACAACGGGCGGTCGAAAACCCATGATCGAAGCGGTGGGGCTGAGTAAATTCTATGGCCCCTTCGCGGCTGCTCGCGAAGTCACCTTCAGTGTAGGCGAAGGTGAACTGGTGGCCTTTCTGGGACCCAACGGTGCCGGAAAAAGTACAACGATGAAGATGCTGACCGGCTACATCGCTCCCAGCGAAGGTTTCGCTCGGATCGCCGGTCACAACATGATGGACGATCGCATCGCAGGCAGTCGTCGTCTGGGTTACTTGCCCGAAAATGGGCCGCTGTACCCCGAGATGACGCCCAAGGGCATGTTGGAATTCTTTGCCGACGCCCGTGGTTTGTCTCCTCGCATCAAACGCGATCGGATCGAGGCGGTGGTCGACATTTGTGACCTGTCGTCGGTCATGTACAAACCAATCAGCAAGCTGTCCAAAGGTTTCAAACAACGGGTCGGCATGAGCCAAGCTCTGCTGCACGAGCCCGATGTGTTGATCATGGACGAACCCACCGCTGGTTTGGACCCTAACCAAATTCGCGGCGTCCGCAAAACGATGCGACGTCTCAGCGAGACCAAAACGATCTTGCTCAGCACGCACATTCTGCAAGAAGTCGAGGCGATGGCTGATCGCGTTGTGATGATCAACGAAGGCCGAATGGTCTACGACGGTTCGGTCGAAGGCTTGCGGACCACCGGTAAAGGTGACTTGGACGAAGCGTTCCATCACTTGACCGGACAAGCCGAATCCGAGCCCGACGAGAAGGCTTGA
- a CDS encoding Gldg family protein — MALNNVSMALISLLTKDAVFLLILLMVVSALARTKQAAFAVMKRNFIGYFSNPTGYVFLCIFVFLTSVAAFWPYEFFNSNLATLDQLNYWFPVIMLVFIPAITMSIWAEEKRQGTDELLLTLPADDFDIVIGKYMSAAAIFTASLLFSQLSTFTTLAILTEGSLDTGLIFTTYLGYWFVGLAMIAIGMIASFLTGNLTVGFILGALFNAPLAFASLADSVSPSQRVAEWVRDSGIARPFDDFGRGVISSSSIIYFILVAAVALYVCMVLIGRRHWTGGKDGNSMAWHYVARALALVLFTVGAVMLFRSKDVVRADMTEGKVSSLADATKTLIRELDDDRPIVIDAFISKEVPELYAKTRYELVNLLKEFRSEAAKNGRTIEVNLYDGIDLFSEDAALAADRFGIEPVTRMFREKGAYTQKQLILGAAFRSGLEKVTVPIFEYGIPVEYELVRSINTVARGSRKRLGIVATDARLMGGTVMNGMSMQRVEKHPLIDELAKQYDVEEVDLSGPITPGVYDALVAVQPSSLAPQQFDRLTAAIQSGVPTAIFEDPRPIGAQYVTATGDAKQAQGGMFGGGGASPKGDIRQLWDVLELNVPGQPGMQGLFSPELVWQQHNPYPNLETANELWLFIDEQARGVQPGEALSDDSPITSGLRQVLAILGGAVYAKKDATLKHTALLSTGPLSGTLPSQTVGQVMTGQTTLAQEIQGVNPSVPIAMAIESDKSAEGSESETAGIKAVYIADMDIILPEFLLIRADPDQISDMRFQFQNVTFALNVIDWLTGDTSFIDVRNHEPIYASLRMIDSVKEEAASLVRKRSREFQTQYDETIREAQEKSDQEVQALREEIDELQKDRETGSVSPGVLREKLTAFQIKQANQQRILEVQQAKLQNEREQKIQDVRREAEQEVTAIQNQVKTAAVVLPCIPPLIVGIMVFASRRLRERENISKSRLK; from the coding sequence ATGGCGCTCAACAACGTCTCGATGGCCTTGATCAGCTTGCTCACGAAAGACGCCGTCTTTCTGTTGATCTTGCTGATGGTCGTGTCCGCATTGGCCCGCACCAAGCAAGCCGCCTTTGCGGTGATGAAGCGAAACTTCATTGGTTACTTCAGCAACCCAACGGGATACGTCTTCCTTTGTATCTTCGTGTTCCTGACTTCGGTTGCCGCGTTTTGGCCTTACGAGTTCTTCAACTCGAACTTGGCCACGCTGGATCAACTGAATTACTGGTTCCCCGTGATCATGCTGGTCTTCATCCCAGCCATCACGATGAGCATTTGGGCGGAAGAAAAACGACAAGGCACCGACGAGTTGTTGCTGACGTTGCCCGCGGATGACTTTGACATCGTGATCGGGAAATACATGTCGGCCGCGGCAATTTTCACGGCCTCGTTGTTGTTCAGCCAACTCAGCACCTTCACCACGCTCGCCATCCTCACCGAAGGCAGCCTGGACACGGGGCTGATCTTCACGACTTACCTGGGCTATTGGTTCGTCGGTTTGGCGATGATCGCGATCGGCATGATCGCCTCGTTCTTGACCGGCAACTTGACGGTGGGCTTCATCCTCGGTGCATTGTTCAACGCTCCTCTCGCGTTCGCTTCTTTGGCCGATTCGGTCAGCCCCAGCCAACGCGTGGCGGAATGGGTTCGCGACAGCGGCATCGCTCGTCCGTTTGATGACTTCGGCCGCGGCGTGATCAGTTCTTCGTCGATCATTTACTTCATTTTGGTCGCTGCAGTCGCCTTGTACGTCTGCATGGTTTTGATCGGACGCCGGCACTGGACTGGTGGCAAAGACGGCAACTCGATGGCTTGGCACTACGTCGCTCGCGCGTTGGCGTTGGTGCTATTCACCGTCGGTGCCGTCATGTTGTTCCGCAGCAAAGACGTTGTCCGAGCCGACATGACCGAAGGCAAAGTCAGCTCGCTGGCCGATGCCACCAAGACACTGATTCGCGAACTCGACGACGATCGACCGATCGTGATCGACGCGTTCATCAGTAAAGAAGTCCCCGAACTGTACGCCAAGACTCGTTATGAGCTGGTCAACTTGCTGAAGGAATTCCGCAGCGAAGCGGCCAAGAACGGACGCACGATCGAAGTCAATCTGTACGATGGAATTGACTTGTTCAGCGAAGACGCTGCACTCGCGGCGGACCGCTTTGGTATTGAGCCAGTCACGCGAATGTTCCGCGAAAAAGGGGCGTACACTCAGAAGCAGTTGATCCTGGGTGCTGCGTTCCGTTCGGGGCTCGAGAAAGTCACCGTGCCGATTTTTGAATACGGTATTCCTGTCGAATACGAACTCGTTCGCAGCATCAACACCGTCGCTCGCGGTTCGCGAAAGCGATTGGGGATTGTCGCCACCGACGCTCGTTTGATGGGCGGCACGGTTATGAACGGCATGTCGATGCAACGAGTCGAGAAGCACCCGTTGATTGACGAACTTGCCAAACAATACGACGTCGAAGAAGTGGATCTGTCTGGCCCGATCACGCCAGGTGTCTATGACGCCTTGGTGGCAGTTCAGCCTTCTTCGCTGGCCCCTCAACAATTCGATCGTTTGACCGCTGCGATTCAGTCTGGCGTTCCAACGGCGATCTTCGAAGACCCGCGTCCGATTGGTGCTCAATACGTGACCGCAACCGGTGACGCCAAGCAAGCACAAGGCGGCATGTTCGGTGGCGGTGGTGCTTCACCCAAAGGCGACATTCGCCAACTGTGGGACGTTTTGGAACTGAATGTTCCTGGCCAGCCTGGTATGCAAGGATTGTTCAGCCCCGAGTTGGTTTGGCAACAACACAATCCTTACCCCAACCTCGAAACAGCCAACGAACTTTGGTTGTTCATCGATGAGCAAGCTCGCGGGGTTCAGCCCGGCGAAGCACTCAGCGACGACAGCCCGATCACCAGCGGCTTGCGTCAGGTCCTGGCTATTCTCGGCGGTGCGGTCTATGCAAAGAAGGATGCGACGCTCAAGCACACCGCACTTCTTTCGACCGGTCCTCTGTCGGGAACCTTGCCTTCGCAAACCGTCGGACAAGTCATGACGGGACAAACGACGTTGGCTCAAGAGATCCAAGGCGTCAATCCAAGCGTGCCGATCGCGATGGCGATCGAGTCGGACAAGTCGGCTGAAGGCAGTGAATCAGAAACCGCCGGAATCAAAGCCGTCTACATCGCGGACATGGACATAATCCTGCCTGAGTTCTTGCTCATTCGGGCTGACCCCGACCAAATCTCGGACATGCGTTTCCAATTCCAAAACGTGACGTTCGCTTTGAACGTGATCGATTGGTTGACTGGCGACACCAGCTTCATTGATGTTCGTAATCACGAGCCGATCTACGCCAGCTTGCGAATGATCGATTCGGTCAAAGAAGAAGCGGCCAGCTTGGTTCGCAAACGAAGCCGTGAATTCCAAACGCAGTACGACGAAACGATTCGTGAGGCTCAGGAAAAGAGCGATCAAGAAGTGCAGGCGTTGCGTGAAGAGATCGATGAGCTGCAGAAGGATCGCGAGACTGGATCGGTTTCACCAGGAGTGCTGCGTGAAAAGCTGACCGCGTTCCAGATCAAGCAAGCGAACCAGCAACGGATCTTAGAAGTTCAGCAAGCCAAGTTGCAGAACGAACGCGAGCAAAAGATCCAAGACGTTCGTCGCGAAGCGGAACAAGAAGTCACCGCGATTCAGAATCAAGTCAAAACGGCCGCGGTGGTTCTGCCCTGCATCCCGCCGTTGATTGTCGGCATCATGGTGTTTGCTTCACGTCGTCTGCGTGAACGCGAAAACATCAGCAAGAGCCGCCTGAAATAA
- a CDS encoding DUF4340 domain-containing protein, translating to MNEGKKTGAFWAAAAVMLAVGLFVAWPASTENESPYSPGKPLFEKFKDPLTAANLKIITFDEEQGQLGTFEVRRDSESGQWTIPSRKGYPADAVEQMRDAANALVGLNILDVQTENQGDHAALGVVEPKLEDLQVGDTGVGRLVTFKDESQQTLASLIIGNPVKNEDGKIYVRKPGQDPVYVVKMDDTVLSTKFQDWIEDDLLQMSSIDIKEAVVKDYSASISGRSVALERSYTAKFAMDGADWALNELLEYNSENAMAEPKVVEMPADKELNKDKLNEMKNALDDLKIVDVVRKPEGMSANLRADKDLISDNEAVQSLYTRGFFPVGSGAEGEFEVLSANGELNVTVDQGVEYVLRFGDVQGLSEEGDSDEEGDAGGVNRYLLVTARVNEDQFPAPNLQPVPQTIDELSAMLGVGKEEAEAPADTEAEMKEEATEETTEEPAKPESTEAAEEEMKETEPAESDDASAETTEEAEPATEEVEVTEEVEVTGEGEASGEGQGAITQDEDESTDEPSGEAEVQDDESKETPAEEADDEAAADEEMALQPAGEDATEAPAEEDDELTFDELTEEEKQERLEAEQEKILKANTRLLDERKDRLNAAKRRVADLNARFADWYYIIPEATYRQLRINRDELFVEPGANDAAPAGPPGGMPPGMQLPAGFGN from the coding sequence GTGAACGAAGGAAAGAAGACCGGAGCGTTTTGGGCTGCCGCGGCTGTCATGCTCGCCGTGGGGTTGTTTGTGGCGTGGCCCGCATCGACTGAAAACGAATCGCCTTATTCGCCTGGCAAACCGCTCTTTGAAAAGTTCAAGGATCCGTTGACCGCAGCGAACCTGAAAATCATCACGTTTGATGAGGAACAGGGGCAACTCGGAACGTTCGAAGTTCGCCGTGATTCTGAATCAGGCCAATGGACGATCCCGTCGCGAAAAGGCTATCCAGCCGACGCGGTAGAGCAGATGCGAGACGCCGCCAATGCGTTGGTGGGGCTGAACATCTTGGATGTTCAAACCGAAAACCAAGGCGACCATGCGGCGCTGGGTGTGGTTGAACCCAAGCTGGAAGATTTGCAGGTCGGCGACACCGGTGTGGGACGCTTGGTCACGTTCAAAGATGAGTCGCAGCAAACGCTCGCTTCGTTGATCATCGGCAACCCGGTCAAAAACGAAGATGGCAAGATCTACGTTCGCAAACCCGGTCAAGATCCGGTGTACGTCGTGAAGATGGACGACACAGTTTTGTCGACCAAGTTCCAAGACTGGATCGAAGATGACTTGCTGCAGATGAGCAGCATCGACATCAAGGAAGCCGTCGTCAAAGACTACTCCGCGTCGATCTCCGGACGAAGTGTTGCTCTGGAACGAAGCTACACCGCGAAATTCGCGATGGATGGTGCGGACTGGGCGTTGAACGAATTGTTGGAATACAACTCTGAAAACGCGATGGCTGAGCCCAAGGTGGTGGAGATGCCAGCTGACAAGGAGCTCAACAAAGACAAGCTGAACGAAATGAAAAATGCACTCGACGATCTGAAAATCGTCGATGTCGTTCGCAAGCCGGAAGGCATGAGTGCGAACCTGCGTGCGGACAAGGATTTGATCTCTGACAACGAAGCGGTTCAGTCGCTTTACACTCGCGGGTTCTTTCCCGTCGGATCGGGCGCCGAAGGCGAATTCGAAGTCCTATCGGCCAACGGTGAGTTGAATGTCACGGTGGATCAAGGCGTCGAATACGTGCTGCGGTTTGGTGACGTCCAAGGTTTGTCCGAGGAAGGTGACAGCGATGAAGAGGGCGACGCGGGTGGCGTGAACCGTTACCTGTTGGTCACCGCTCGTGTCAACGAAGACCAATTCCCCGCTCCGAATTTGCAGCCGGTTCCGCAGACCATCGATGAGCTGTCTGCCATGTTGGGCGTGGGCAAAGAAGAAGCGGAGGCACCTGCTGATACCGAAGCCGAGATGAAGGAAGAGGCGACGGAAGAAACAACCGAAGAACCAGCGAAACCGGAAAGCACCGAAGCGGCTGAAGAAGAGATGAAAGAAACGGAACCCGCTGAGTCGGATGATGCATCCGCGGAAACGACGGAAGAAGCTGAACCAGCCACAGAAGAAGTCGAAGTGACCGAAGAAGTGGAGGTGACAGGCGAAGGCGAAGCATCTGGTGAAGGCCAGGGTGCGATCACGCAGGACGAAGACGAGTCGACGGATGAACCATCCGGTGAAGCCGAGGTTCAGGATGATGAATCCAAAGAGACTCCCGCTGAAGAAGCCGACGACGAAGCCGCAGCGGATGAAGAGATGGCTCTCCAGCCTGCTGGTGAGGACGCGACCGAAGCACCTGCTGAAGAAGACGACGAGCTGACTTTCGACGAACTGACCGAAGAAGAAAAGCAAGAGCGTTTGGAAGCGGAGCAGGAGAAGATCTTGAAAGCCAACACTCGTTTGTTGGACGAACGCAAAGATCGACTGAACGCTGCCAAGCGACGTGTCGCTGACTTGAACGCTCGTTTCGCCGATTGGTACTATATCATTCCCGAAGCCACCTACCGTCAGTTGCGTATCAACCGCGACGAATTGTTCGTGGAACCAGGTGCCAATGATGCAGCTCCCGCTGGCCCTCCCGGAGGCATGCCACCGGGAATGCAATTGCCAGCTGGTTTCGGCAATTAA
- a CDS encoding sialidase family protein: protein MNFHRWSQSLAAAMCLTLVSSGLNAQDDAPAGVLHQQFIYDEAPFPSCHASTICQTSNGLAAAWFGGEREGAKDVSIWVSDHDGNSWSAPRMVADGVQPDGSRHPCWNPVLFHAPSGATWLFIKVGPSPKDWWGEVLFSDDSGKTFRDRTRLPEGVLGPIRCKPELVDHGKTLLCGSSTEHDGWRVHFERLTLTGKADSDAVSASHWDRGEAIHDGKEFAAIQPTILRLADGRLRALCRTMQSVIVQTDSNDNGRTWTKPIATDMPNPNSGIDVVTAKDGRHWLISNPLPSKENGWGGRSRLTLSVSTDGKTYREVAVLENEPKGEFSYPAIIQADDGKLHMTYTWKRKKIKHVIFDPNAI, encoded by the coding sequence ATGAACTTCCATCGATGGAGTCAATCGCTCGCTGCTGCGATGTGCTTGACGCTAGTCTCCTCTGGACTGAATGCCCAAGACGACGCCCCCGCAGGTGTCCTGCATCAACAATTCATTTACGACGAGGCCCCATTCCCGTCCTGTCACGCATCCACCATCTGCCAAACATCCAATGGTTTGGCGGCAGCTTGGTTTGGTGGTGAACGAGAAGGAGCGAAGGATGTTTCGATCTGGGTCAGTGACCACGACGGAAACTCATGGTCGGCGCCTCGGATGGTCGCCGACGGCGTTCAACCCGATGGTTCACGTCACCCGTGTTGGAACCCGGTTCTTTTCCACGCCCCATCCGGCGCCACATGGTTATTCATCAAGGTCGGCCCGAGTCCAAAGGATTGGTGGGGCGAAGTTTTGTTCAGCGACGATAGTGGCAAAACATTCCGCGACCGTACGCGACTTCCTGAGGGAGTCCTGGGCCCGATCCGATGCAAACCCGAATTGGTTGACCATGGCAAGACGTTGTTGTGCGGCAGTTCCACCGAACACGATGGATGGCGAGTTCACTTCGAACGACTGACGCTAACCGGCAAAGCCGACTCTGACGCAGTTTCGGCATCGCACTGGGACCGCGGCGAAGCCATTCACGACGGAAAAGAATTTGCCGCGATCCAACCGACCATCTTAAGATTGGCGGACGGTCGCTTGCGGGCTCTTTGCCGAACCATGCAAAGCGTGATCGTTCAAACGGACTCGAATGACAACGGGCGGACTTGGACCAAGCCAATCGCAACGGACATGCCCAACCCGAATTCGGGCATTGATGTTGTCACGGCGAAGGACGGCCGGCATTGGCTGATTAGCAACCCGCTGCCATCCAAAGAAAATGGCTGGGGCGGACGCAGTCGACTCACGCTGTCGGTCAGTACCGACGGAAAGACCTATCGTGAGGTCGCGGTCTTGGAAAACGAACCCAAGGGCGAGTTCAGCTACCCCGCGATCATCCAAGCGGACGACGGCAAGTTGCACATGACCTACACCTGGAAACGAAAGAAGATCAAACACGTGATCTTCGATCCAAACGCGATCTAA